A single genomic interval of Danio aesculapii chromosome 5, fDanAes4.1, whole genome shotgun sequence harbors:
- the gbgt1l5 gene encoding histo-blood group ABO system transferase: protein MKLKVLFLLLLTGFCLTGLLYLGYISGWINPYSQAVTPWLAPIVWEGTFDPKLIDSIYKKQNITVATTVFALGKYTVFLKDFLESAERYYFVGFRVHYYVFTDHPEQVPYVKLGKERKLTVMTVESSNRWQEMTLRRMERVEKLIKSRLVKEADYVFSLDVDTKFYGRWGAETLGNLIGVIHPGYYLTRREQFPYERRPESQAFIPYSEGDYYYCGAVLGGKVKDVYEVAKTCREQLDIDAAKSIEAAWQEESHLNKYLLYNKPSKLLSPEYMWQDLVPQANRVKIIRFSQVIKNYADVRPNP, encoded by the exons ATGAAACTTAAAGTCTTATTTCTACTCCTGTTGACTGGCTTCTGTCTGACTGG ACTCCTTTATCTGGGCTACATCTCTGGATGGATTAA ccCATATAGCCAAGCTGTGACACCATGGTTAGCCCCAATTGTATGGGAAGGAACATTTGATCCCAAACTGATTGATTCAATCTACAAGAAACAAAACATCACGGTAGCAACTACAGTCTTCGCTCTTGGCAA ATACACGGTGTTTCTTAAAGATTTCCTGGAGTCTGCAGAGCGCTATTACTTTGTTGGGTTTCGTGTGCACTATTATGTCTTCACCGATCACCCAGAACAGGTTCCTTATGTGAAACTGGGTAAAGAACGTAAACTGACGGTGATGACAGTTGAAAGTTCTAACAGATGGCAGGAGATGACGTTGCGGAGGATGGAGAGGGTGGAGAAACTAATTAAGAGTCGACTGGTGAAGGAAGCTGACTATGTTTTCAGCCTTGATGTGGATACAAAGTTCTACGGCCGCTGGGGTGCCGAGACTTTGGGTAATCTTATAGGTGTGATTCATCCTGGTTACTATCTTACACGACGTGAGCAATTCCCATATGAGCGAAGGCCTGAGTCTCAAGCGTTTATCCCTTATTCTGAAggcgattattattattgtggagcgGTGCTTGGTGGTAAAGTGAAAGATGTTTATGAGGTTGCTAAAACCTGCCGAGAGCAGCTGGACATTGATGCAGCTAAATCCATTGAGGCAGCATGGCAGGAGGAGTCCCATTTGAATAAGTACTTGCTGTATAACAAACCCAGTAAACTGCTTTCACCTGAGTACATGTGGCAGGACTTGGTACCGCAGGCAAATAGGGTCAAAATCATTCGCTTCTCtcaagttattaaaaattatgcAGACGTTCGTCCAAACCCATAG